The DNA region TCCCCGGTCCGCAAGGGCGTCCCGGGCACGCGCCGGCGGCGTTCGCGGGGGAGGCGAAAGGACCCGGCCGCGGGCGCGGGGACACATCATTCCGGTCCCATCTTGCCCGCTGCCGCTTCCCGAAACGACCCCGAGTAGGTAAGTTTCACTCCTGCGTCGGGGGCGCCGCGGGCGCCTCCGGGCGCGTGCCGCGCGGCATGTCCCTTTCCGCTCGCCTGTTCCGTGACGGAACGCGGGCGGCGTGCGGCGTTGCGGGAACTTTGCCTCGCTGCTCCCCGCCTCCGGCGTGCACCACGATCCCTTTCCGCCCGTAGACGGCGAATTCCGCACCTCGCCCCCGCATGCCGGCACTCGCCGCCGCGGCGGGGTGCGCACCGCATACGACCCGACCAGACACTGATGGCCAAGTTCGGAACAGACCCCGCGCCTCCGCTTCGCGACGCGGTGAACCAGTACCGGCGCCTTCTGGTGCTGCTGCGCCCCTACTGGGGACGGCTCGGCCGGAGCATGATGCTGGCCCTGGTCATCGGCCTGATCGGCATGGCGCCGCCGTACCTGTCCAAGCTGCTGATCGACGAGGTGTACCCCTCGCGTGACGTGACGCTGATGCACGTGCTGGTGGGCGGGCTGCTGGCCATTGCCGTGTCGGTGGCGTGCATGGAGTCCATCCGCAACTACTTCCAGTTCCAGGTCAGCTCGCGCCTGTCGGACGCGGCCTCGCTCCTGTTCTTCAACCACGTGCAGCACCTGCGCGCGCGGTTCTTTGAAGAGCACCAGGTGGGCGAGGTGATGAGCCGCTTCGTGGACGTGCGCCAGGCGCTGGGCACCGTGTCCAAGGCGTTCGGCACGGTGTTCATCCAGACCGTGTACCTGGTGCTGGTGCCCCCGTTCCTGTTTCTGCTGGAGTGGCGGCTGGCCCTGGTGGCGCTGGCCTTTGCCCCGCTCACGGTGGGCATCACCCTCCTTTCCACCCGCGTGCTGCGCGTCTACTTCAAGCGCATGGCCGAGGGGTACGCCGAGTTCCGCGCGTACCAGGTGGAGGTGTACAGCCACATCCGCACCCTCAAGACGTTCTCCGTTGAACACCAGGTGTTTGACCGCGCCCGCCGGCAGATCGACGTGGCGCTGGGGCACAACCTGCAGGGCGGCATCGTGGGGCAGGGCTTTACCCTGGCCAGCGCCGTCCTGGCGGCGGTGTCCACCGCGGTGTTCACCTGGTACGGGTGGACGCTGATCCTTGAGCAGAAGATGACGCTGGGCACCTTCATCGCCTTTGTGGCGTACCTGGCCTTCTTTACGCAGCCGCTCAAGGAAATCACCTCCATGTTCTCGGAGCTGCAGCAGTCGGCCGTGGGGCTGGCCCGCATGTTCGAGTACCTGGACGAAGAGGTGGAGCAGGACCCCGCCCTGGCGTACCA from Longimicrobium terrae includes:
- a CDS encoding ABC transporter ATP-binding protein, encoding MAKFGTDPAPPLRDAVNQYRRLLVLLRPYWGRLGRSMMLALVIGLIGMAPPYLSKLLIDEVYPSRDVTLMHVLVGGLLAIAVSVACMESIRNYFQFQVSSRLSDAASLLFFNHVQHLRARFFEEHQVGEVMSRFVDVRQALGTVSKAFGTVFIQTVYLVLVPPFLFLLEWRLALVALAFAPLTVGITLLSTRVLRVYFKRMAEGYAEFRAYQVEVYSHIRTLKTFSVEHQVFDRARRQIDVALGHNLQGGIVGQGFTLASAVLAAVSTAVFTWYGWTLILEQKMTLGTFIAFVAYLAFFTQPLKEITSMFSELQQSAVGLARMFEYLDEEVEQDPALAYHPPAPVEHRLRGRVELRNVAFGYQAEEPVLHNIDLVLEPGELTAVVGQSGAGKSSLLRLICRLEEPLEGHVLFDGMSGSSIPLPDVRRQIAVVWQDTSLLRGSIWDNLTMGVLNPSRVMVDDIVGLCRLDELIAKLPKGYETHVAEWGASLSGGQRQRISLARALIRDTPILLLDEATSNIDQQTEGAILEDLFSYRAGRTTLYVTHRVATVSTADKICVMRSGRVVGVGTHESLLATCDPYVDMVNAGGRDSGRVPAARPATT